One window from the genome of Cryptomeria japonica chromosome 6, Sugi_1.0, whole genome shotgun sequence encodes:
- the LOC131029836 gene encoding uncharacterized protein LOC131029836 isoform X1, which translates to MDDNAAYVHDNPLFSPNFRAQVKCWDVRAERTESNKNTHKKPEKNTSSMEVEMDFSSRPDGGRDELNKNNPKKSEKKPQSSGKAKDGNSSGGRHCRRRSILEDDEEWEGLDELRTKVRRFMDEQEDSGTEEGNIMSYSASPLIIQAGGVASYHPLYSPSAPRPRFLRYGGSSPEFSNHKNRPGQSSVDRQRSEEESRAKAEAGAGAEAEAETVAEAEAEVKTEADQGYNGEKSEAIEEYVNESHGPQLTQDPPSSENQRSEITTENAEQPQGSAELDNTVEPNPRSVLAHSINTSTVGFKCSKPNIRRMMLPLFMFLVLATAASGFGLLDNNYLGTRNVQHCSGHMNPLPLTMGSVSLSQKMKEFFLLWKPTLYSEYMGRLKNSSSTFVGKLVDSYICSCASFSYLTSYKGWMTEENWAKFINFSRRLMGSFLSFCQDILISTRFDAGEIQRFCKCFKSNQTVGSMNISCPTDSGMNKTATVATDQASKDETNESIQGNSSTVQVCPIPEPTSFTIDAKHYVHPESCDQIVAEDEEGSTFCEKNASQGSHCSFPKVSKAKQVHFNPEPVVFPVREETFNTSSEGLTVNLGLDRKSSVIIWIRVAVVASIVAILLILVAAGNIYLGWLKVQEMGVTKHNSRNKPRQKRPQIEQNVTPPALGSFVLYVDPSYSREHTPTAVRRSARIRNKSLSPLAAQPIFTSPSPAHSFS; encoded by the exons ATGGATGATAATGCTGCATATGTTCATGATAATCCATTGTTTTCTCCTAATTTCAGAGCTCAAG TGAAGTGTTGGGACGTACGTGCAGAAAGAACTGAATCAAACAAGAACACTCACAAGAAACCTGAAAAGAATACCTCTTCAATGGAGGTAGAGATGGATTTTAGTTCACGGCCAGATGGAGGTAGAGATGAATTAAACAAGAACAATCCCAAGAAATCTGAAAAGAAACCTCAATCATCTGGCAAGGCCAAGGACGGTAATTCTAGTGGTGGGAGACATTGCAGGCGTCGGTCTATACTGGAAGATGACGAAGAATGGGAAGGTCTGGATGAGTTGAGGACGAAGGTTAGAAGATTCATGGACGAACAAGAAGATTCAGGCACAGAAGAGGGGAATATTATGTCCTACTCAGCGAGTCCCCTGATCATTCAAGCTGGAGGAGTGGCTTCCTATCATCCACTCTACTCCCCATCTGCTCCCAGGCCTAGATTTTTAAGGTATGGAGGGAGTTCTCCTGAATTTTCGAACCATAAAAATAGGCCTGGTCAATCTTCTGTCGACAGGCAAAGATCAGAAGAAGAGTCCAGGGCAAAGGCAGAGGCAGGGGCaggggcagaggcagaggcagagacagtggcagaggcagaggcagaggtaaAAACAGAGGCAGATCAAGGCTATAATGGAGAAAAATCTGAAGCCATTGAAGAATATGTGAATGAATCCCATGGTCCCCAGTTAACCCAAGACCCACCTAGTTCGGAGAATCAAAGAAGCGAAATCACCACAGAAAATGCAGAACAACCTCAAGGGTCTGCAGAACTAGATAATACAGTAGAGCCCAACCCCAGATCTGTGCTTGCCCACAGCATTAACACAAGCACTGTTGGATTCAAATGCTCTAAGCCTAACATTCGCAGGATGATGTTACCTCTATTTATGTTCCTTGTATTGGCCACGGCAGCCTCTGGATTTGGTCTGCTGGATAATAATTATTTGGGCACCAGGAATGTGCAGCATTGCAGCGGCCATATGAACCCTCTGCCGCTTACTATGGGTTCAGTAAGTTTGTCACAGAAAATGAAAGAGTTCTTCTTATTATGGAAACCCACATTGTATTCTGAATACATGGGTCGactcaagaattcatcaagcacATTTGTGGGTAAGCTTGTAGACTCCTATATATGCTCTTGCGCTTCTTTCTCCTATCTTACATCCTACAAAGGATGGATGACAGAGGAAAATTGGGCCAAGTTTATCAATTTTAGCAGAAGGTTAATGGGCAGCTTCTTGAGTTTCTGCCAAGATATATTGATCAGCACAAGGTTTGATGCAGGAGAGATTCAGCGATTCTGCAAGTGCTTCAAATCAAACCAAACTGTAGGGTCCATGAATATTTCCTGCCCAACAGACTCCGGTATGAATAAGACTGCCACTGTGGCTACTGATCAAGCCAGTAAAGATGAAACCAATGAGAGTATTCAGGGGAATTCATCTACTGTACAAGTCTGTCCTATTCCAGAGCCTACCAGTTTTACCATTGATGCAAAACACTATGTTCATCCAGAATCTTGCGATCAAATTGTTGCAGAAGATGAGGAGGGTTCAACATTTTGTGAAAAGAATGCATCACAGGGCTCACATTGCTCATTTCCAAAAGTGAGTAAAGCAAAACAAGTTCATTTCAATCCAGAGCCAGTGGTATTTCCTGTGAGAGAAGAGACCTTCAATACCAGCTCAGAAGGCCTTACTGTTAACTTAGGTCTGGATCGTAAATCCTCAGTGATTATATGGATTCGTGTTGCAGTTGTGGCTTCTATAGTGGCAATTCTGTTGATTTTAGTTGCTGCTGGGAATATCTACTTGGGGTGGCTtaaggtccaagaaatgggggtgACCAAACATAACAGCAGGAATAAGCCTAGACAGAAGAGGCCGCAGATTGAACAAAATGTGACTCCTCCAGCACTTGGAAGCTTTGTGCTATATGTGGATCCTTCATATTCCAGAGAG CATACTCCAACTGCTGTGAGAAGATCTGCGCGAATTCGGAATAAAAGTCTTTCACCATTAGCTGCACAGCCAATTTTTACGTCTCCAAGTCCAGCACATTCTTTCTCATGA
- the LOC131029836 gene encoding uncharacterized protein LOC131029836 isoform X2 has protein sequence MRLFSCCSSLKCWDVRAERTESNKNTHKKPEKNTSSMEVEMDFSSRPDGGRDELNKNNPKKSEKKPQSSGKAKDGNSSGGRHCRRRSILEDDEEWEGLDELRTKVRRFMDEQEDSGTEEGNIMSYSASPLIIQAGGVASYHPLYSPSAPRPRFLRYGGSSPEFSNHKNRPGQSSVDRQRSEEESRAKAEAGAGAEAEAETVAEAEAEVKTEADQGYNGEKSEAIEEYVNESHGPQLTQDPPSSENQRSEITTENAEQPQGSAELDNTVEPNPRSVLAHSINTSTVGFKCSKPNIRRMMLPLFMFLVLATAASGFGLLDNNYLGTRNVQHCSGHMNPLPLTMGSVSLSQKMKEFFLLWKPTLYSEYMGRLKNSSSTFVGKLVDSYICSCASFSYLTSYKGWMTEENWAKFINFSRRLMGSFLSFCQDILISTRFDAGEIQRFCKCFKSNQTVGSMNISCPTDSGMNKTATVATDQASKDETNESIQGNSSTVQVCPIPEPTSFTIDAKHYVHPESCDQIVAEDEEGSTFCEKNASQGSHCSFPKVSKAKQVHFNPEPVVFPVREETFNTSSEGLTVNLGLDRKSSVIIWIRVAVVASIVAILLILVAAGNIYLGWLKVQEMGVTKHNSRNKPRQKRPQIEQNVTPPALGSFVLYVDPSYSREHTPTAVRRSARIRNKSLSPLAAQPIFTSPSPAHSFS, from the exons ATGAGGCTTTTCTCATGTTGTAGTTCTT TGAAGTGTTGGGACGTACGTGCAGAAAGAACTGAATCAAACAAGAACACTCACAAGAAACCTGAAAAGAATACCTCTTCAATGGAGGTAGAGATGGATTTTAGTTCACGGCCAGATGGAGGTAGAGATGAATTAAACAAGAACAATCCCAAGAAATCTGAAAAGAAACCTCAATCATCTGGCAAGGCCAAGGACGGTAATTCTAGTGGTGGGAGACATTGCAGGCGTCGGTCTATACTGGAAGATGACGAAGAATGGGAAGGTCTGGATGAGTTGAGGACGAAGGTTAGAAGATTCATGGACGAACAAGAAGATTCAGGCACAGAAGAGGGGAATATTATGTCCTACTCAGCGAGTCCCCTGATCATTCAAGCTGGAGGAGTGGCTTCCTATCATCCACTCTACTCCCCATCTGCTCCCAGGCCTAGATTTTTAAGGTATGGAGGGAGTTCTCCTGAATTTTCGAACCATAAAAATAGGCCTGGTCAATCTTCTGTCGACAGGCAAAGATCAGAAGAAGAGTCCAGGGCAAAGGCAGAGGCAGGGGCaggggcagaggcagaggcagagacagtggcagaggcagaggcagaggtaaAAACAGAGGCAGATCAAGGCTATAATGGAGAAAAATCTGAAGCCATTGAAGAATATGTGAATGAATCCCATGGTCCCCAGTTAACCCAAGACCCACCTAGTTCGGAGAATCAAAGAAGCGAAATCACCACAGAAAATGCAGAACAACCTCAAGGGTCTGCAGAACTAGATAATACAGTAGAGCCCAACCCCAGATCTGTGCTTGCCCACAGCATTAACACAAGCACTGTTGGATTCAAATGCTCTAAGCCTAACATTCGCAGGATGATGTTACCTCTATTTATGTTCCTTGTATTGGCCACGGCAGCCTCTGGATTTGGTCTGCTGGATAATAATTATTTGGGCACCAGGAATGTGCAGCATTGCAGCGGCCATATGAACCCTCTGCCGCTTACTATGGGTTCAGTAAGTTTGTCACAGAAAATGAAAGAGTTCTTCTTATTATGGAAACCCACATTGTATTCTGAATACATGGGTCGactcaagaattcatcaagcacATTTGTGGGTAAGCTTGTAGACTCCTATATATGCTCTTGCGCTTCTTTCTCCTATCTTACATCCTACAAAGGATGGATGACAGAGGAAAATTGGGCCAAGTTTATCAATTTTAGCAGAAGGTTAATGGGCAGCTTCTTGAGTTTCTGCCAAGATATATTGATCAGCACAAGGTTTGATGCAGGAGAGATTCAGCGATTCTGCAAGTGCTTCAAATCAAACCAAACTGTAGGGTCCATGAATATTTCCTGCCCAACAGACTCCGGTATGAATAAGACTGCCACTGTGGCTACTGATCAAGCCAGTAAAGATGAAACCAATGAGAGTATTCAGGGGAATTCATCTACTGTACAAGTCTGTCCTATTCCAGAGCCTACCAGTTTTACCATTGATGCAAAACACTATGTTCATCCAGAATCTTGCGATCAAATTGTTGCAGAAGATGAGGAGGGTTCAACATTTTGTGAAAAGAATGCATCACAGGGCTCACATTGCTCATTTCCAAAAGTGAGTAAAGCAAAACAAGTTCATTTCAATCCAGAGCCAGTGGTATTTCCTGTGAGAGAAGAGACCTTCAATACCAGCTCAGAAGGCCTTACTGTTAACTTAGGTCTGGATCGTAAATCCTCAGTGATTATATGGATTCGTGTTGCAGTTGTGGCTTCTATAGTGGCAATTCTGTTGATTTTAGTTGCTGCTGGGAATATCTACTTGGGGTGGCTtaaggtccaagaaatgggggtgACCAAACATAACAGCAGGAATAAGCCTAGACAGAAGAGGCCGCAGATTGAACAAAATGTGACTCCTCCAGCACTTGGAAGCTTTGTGCTATATGTGGATCCTTCATATTCCAGAGAG CATACTCCAACTGCTGTGAGAAGATCTGCGCGAATTCGGAATAAAAGTCTTTCACCATTAGCTGCACAGCCAATTTTTACGTCTCCAAGTCCAGCACATTCTTTCTCATGA